CACAAAATATTCATTCATTTAAATCTTAAAGTGTCCCTCTGATGATCAGAGCAACTTAACATCCAACATCCGGACAGAAAAGATttcaaataacttgcaataaaaTCTACAATAAATCTAAGCAAATCCAGCGTTGTTCTCCTCGATGAAGCTGATCGTCGAGTTGATCAGAAGCAGGGTAATAATCCCCACGAAATCCTGCCAGTCTAGGGGCTTCCCCTGTTGAACGGAATCAAGAACCCATATGGGTTCgtcacagaaaaaaaaaataaaaaagaagaagaaaacaatcaGATTATGGTGTTTCCAGGATTCACCCCTCCGTTCGCGAGGGCGATGGCCATGATGGCCGCCGCCTCCATCACCCACGACAGCGGATTCCACATGAATcctaaaaatttcagaaacttgCTCTCCTGCAaccacaaacaaattcaaaaaataaataaataaatcaacagctagattaaaaaacaaaaagcacATACAAGAGGGTTGTCTCACAAATCTATATCAGTTGAAGTGGTGAGGGAAAGAACACATCCCCTCCCACGTGCATCTCAGATTATCAAACACCTCCTTCAAGGGTATGTTGTCATCGAACCACATCCCGCCCGCCACCACCGCCGTATCCTCAGCTCGGAGGGGTAGAACACCTTTCTCGACGGCGCGGGGTCGTCCTCGAAGCTCGAAGGGGGAGGGGGATCCGAAGCTcggtggggggtttggggggagaTGATCGGGGAGGAAGGAGGGGGGGAATGATGGCGGCTGGGGAtgaaagggttagggttttttcctccgcacgagagagagagagagagggaaaaggcAGGGGATCGGGAAAAAGGCAGGAGATCCATGGGTTTGGTGGCCTTTTTCCTCAGACGACGCTTTGAAGCGTCGTCTTATTTTAATTTCACCCAACACTATACAAAAGCGTCGTAGTATGCCAGCGTTGTTtcaaaatttgccgacgcttttgttAGCGTCGGCGAAAAAGAGTCGGCAAAACCCTATTTTGTTGTAGTGAAAACAGCATCTATGGAGGTGTAACTTGAGAACAGTTGTCCAATTTACTATACATATGATGttctttatttattaattatgcTCTTTTGATATAGGAATAGAGGATGCGCGCGTCCTAAAATGCGGCTGGAATCTTCAAGGGAAGACCTCGATCAAGGAGCGAGTACCCAACGAGCTGATCTTGTAATTTGTGAAAcctgcttccaagaaaatttTCCTCCACTCATGCTTCTGTCGCTCCTTTCCTGCTGTGTTGCAAAGCATTTCAATATCCCAGAAAAGCTGCATCTCTGTCATCGTAGCACTATTTTCGCTTTTATCGTTCATAACTATATCCAAAATCAACACTTTTCCTCCATCTTCTCTCTCAGGAATTGCTTCCTCGCACAGCTTCAGTATCTTCACGCACTGCTCGTCAGTCCAGTCATGCAAAATCAGCTGCATTTGATGGAAACAAGAAATACACCAATAAATAGTTCTAGTCTCGATTTGTAAGGAACTCGTAGAAATTtcaccaaataaaaaaataaaaaaaagtcgtAGAAAGCGCTGTGCTATTCCATCGCATTAACtctttcttaaaaattaaaagaaatcgTAGGAATATTGTAGGCAGTAAATCTTGCAGGCGACCTTGAGAAACGCTGCTTGAGCTGGTGGAATGTGTTCGAACATGTTCCCAGCGATAGCTTCGACCCGGGGACTTTTGGGCACAGTGGCAATCACATGAGGGAGGTCATAGACGATGATGCGCTTTATGCTCGGGAAGGCCTCGGCGATCGCCCTCGCCGACGTCCCGTCGCCCCCGCCGACATCGACGAGAGACGAGACTCCCTGGAACGCGTCTTTGCAGCGGGCGACCACCGACTTCATGGCGAGGCACGAGTCGCTGGCCATCGCCTCGTTGAAGAGGCGGTTGAACGCGGGGTCGTCGCCGGTCATCTCGAAAACCGGCTTGCCGTAGCTCATCTCGAAGGGGATGTGGGGCTGATCCGCCTGCAACCAGGGGGCCAGGAAGTGGAACGGCGCCAAGACGGTGGAGTCCAGGCAGAAAAGGACACAGGAGGCGAGGCTGGTGGGGCTGTCCTTGAGGAGGATTTTGGAGTTGGGGGTGAGGGAGTAAGCGTGCTCGTCCGACCCGTTGGGATCCTTTTCGACGGAGAAAAAGCCCGTGTGGGCGAGCATGCGCATGAGACGGCGGAGGGCAGGGGATTTGGTGGGGGCGACGGGGAGGAAGGAGGCGAGCTCGGTGATGGTGAGGGGCCGGCCCTGGGCGTGGATGGCGTCGGGGATTCCCAATTGGATAGCGCACTTGAGGCCCATAGAGCCGACGTGGGCGAGAGCGTGGTGGAAGACGTGGGCCTGGGCATGCAAAAGCTCGTCGGCGGTGGCTTCGAGCGCCATTTTAGCCACTCTCTTCACTCTCTCTGTAGGGGACTCGTTGTTGGTTTGCTGGTGGTGCATGGGCCTTGCGATTTATTGACGATGCATACTATATTGACGATGTCTGTGCTTGCTTTGTTTTACCGCAGACAAAAATATGT
This Phoenix dactylifera cultivar Barhee BC4 unplaced genomic scaffold, palm_55x_up_171113_PBpolish2nd_filt_p 000241F, whole genome shotgun sequence DNA region includes the following protein-coding sequences:
- the LOC120105253 gene encoding trans-resveratrol di-O-methyltransferase-like: MALEATADELLHAQAHVFHHALAHVGSMGLKCAIQLGIPDAIHAQGRPLTITELASFLPVAPTKSPALRRLMRMLAHTGFFSVEKDPNGSDEHAYSLTPNSKILLKDSPTSLASCVLFCLDSTVLAPFHFLAPWLQADQPHIPFEMSYGKPVFEMTGDDPAFNRLFNEAMASDSCLAMKSVVARCKDAFQGVSSLVDVGGGDGTSARAIAEAFPSIKRIIVYDLPHVIATVPKSPRVEAIAGNMFEHIPPAQAAFLKLILHDWTDEQCVKILKLCEEAIPEREDGGKVLILDIVMNDKSENSATMTEMQLFWDIEMLCNTAGKERQKHEWRKIFLEAGFTNYKISSLGTRSLIEVFP